A region of the Dysgonomonas mossii genome:
AGAAATCGATCTGATTATCTGTAGTAATTTTCTCAGCAATTCTGTAACGGATACTATTTGCCTTGAGCTTAAGTTCAGATGATTTGTACTTATCAGATTTCAAAGCTTCAGGAGTTAAGGTAATTACCTGTCCATTATCCAGTACAAGATATAATTTGCTATAATAAGTCCTTTTTCCTTTCACTCCTGTGATAGTACCTGTCGTTTGATCTCCTTCAACATTCGTTAGGGTTAAAAGAACTTCAACGCTTGCGTCTTCCGGCAGTTCGCTTGTATAGGCAACCTTAAATTTAGAAGATACTTCGGTGCTATTACCAGCAGTGCGTATTGATTGCTGTGCAACAAGCACGTCGTTCACTATCATTTTCATTTCCAATGTCGAAAGAGGAGTCGTAGGATCAGAAACTTTCGCCGTGATAGTAACAGAATCCCCATAAGAAAATGTAGAAGGATTGATTGCCGCCGACTCAATTACCGGTGTTGAATGCGGAAATACTTTTCTTGTATCTTCTTCCTCACATGAGGCGAGGAGAATACATGAGCACAATCCGCACATAATTGCTTTATATATAGATTTCATATTTTTCTGCATTTAATTTATAGATTAATAGCCAGGGTTTTGAACAAGATTAACATTCAGGTCTAGTTCGCTTTGAGGAATCGGCCACACAAGTTTATTTTCATTCAGACGAGATGCATATGCGTTCTGATGGTCGGAAGCGGATCTCATTACCTGAATAAAACGACCTCTGCGTTTAAGATCCATCCAGCGTTTTCCTTCGAAAGCAAACTCAAAACGATTCTCGTTTTCTATCGCTAAGCGCATAACATCTTTCGTATTAGCCGGAGTGTCAGCCAAGTCTACACGTTTTCTGATTTTATTTACCAGATTTTTTGCTTCACCTATATTCCCTAATTCATTTTCTGCTTCGGCTAATAATAATATTGCTTCCGGAAGACGGAATATAACGATATTACCGGCCTCTTGAGATCTGAGTTTATAGCAATAAGGATATTTGTTAGAAGGCCAATACTTGTCTGTCCATTTACCTGTAACATCTCCAAACATGATAGATGCATCTCTACGTACTACATCTCCCGCAGAAGTGAATGCTTTGTACAAATCCTGACTTGGTGTATTGAATTTTTTCCAGTCGATGCCGTAGAACATCTGTGCTCCCCAGTTTCCTAAAGTAGACCAGCTATTGTAATCTACCTCGAAGATGGATTCCTTGCAATGTTCATTTACCAGATTTACACTAGGAAGGACTCCGTTAGAAGGTGTTTCGGCAACGGCAAACAAGTCATCGTAGTTATCCATTAATCCATAACGAGTATCGTCTACAACCGCTTTGGCGTACTGTTTTACTTTGTTCCAGTCTGTATTTTCAAAACCGTCTTTGGTAGCATATACTTGTGCTTGTATAAGATGTACAAGCGCTTTGGTAATCTTAAACTTGTTTGCTGAATAATCCATCACGTTTGCTTCGGCATATTCCAAGTCATTTACAATCTGGGTATAGATATTTTCTACAGTTTCTTGTTTAGGATACAACAATGGGTATATAGTATCAATATTGCTAATGCTTATTTCAGGTACATACTGTGTAATTAAAGGCACACTTCCATATATGCGAACAAGATTAAAATAACACAATGCTCTCATAAAATGAGCGTCACCTGCTATTTGGCCTCTACGTTGCTCTGTTAGAGCAGTATCTTTAATTTTAGGAATCCATTCTATAATTGTATTTGCCTTCGATATTTGAGAATATAGATATCCCCAGTCGCGCTTTACACCACCATTAGAAGCTGAAACTCTAAGCTCATCAAATTGCATGGTCATCTCTTTCGGTTCACCGGCATAAGCGTTATCCGATTGGGCATCATTCATTATATACCAGTCTAGTTGCCAAAATTCGTTAGCATAATCATTATATGCACCTGTTAGCAACTGTTCCATTTGAGTGGCTGTGGTATATTCGGTAGAATGGTCTTTACCTCCCGATCCCCAGTTTTCATTTGTTAGTTCCGAATCAGGTGACTCATCAAGGAAACTATTACATGAAGCAAGGGCCATACATGTAACTGTTCCTAATATTATATTTTTTATATTGTATTTCATTGTATTCAATTTTTAGAATGTTAAATTAAGTCCAAAAATAAATGTACGAGATTGAGGATAAGTTCCATAGTCTATACCTAACTGTGCTGCATTACCACTGTTTGTCCAGCTTAATTCAGGATCGTATCCTCTGTATTTTGTTAATGTAAACAAATTGTTTACTGTTCCATATACACTCAGTTTAGATAGACCCAATGGTCTTAACGTTTTTTGATTGAATGCATAAGATAGAGTCAGGGATTTCAATCGAATAAATGAACCGTCTTCAACAAAGCGTGAAGAGTTTAATGAATTGGTAAGAGCCCCTGCTCTTGGTACGTCTGTAATCATACCCGGACGAACCCATCTATTTAATACAGTTGTAGTTTGATTTTTGGAGTCGAACATTCCTTCCGAATCAATTCTTGAGGCGTTGAAAATGTCATTGCCATAAGATCCATTGAAGAATGCACTCAGAGTGAAATTCTTCCATGAGAAATTATGTGTAAATCCGAATGTGAAATCAGGTTGTGCATTACCGATAATTGTTCTATCTCCTGAATCAATCACTCCGTCTTTGTCTACGCCTGCAACTCCATTATTATTCAGGTCTTTATAGATGATGTTTCCTGTGTCCGGATTAACTCCTTCTGCAACGTATCCGTAGAATGCACCCAAAGGTAGTCCTTCTTTAATCATGATTACATCATCGCCATTACTCTCTATATTAGCTACAGTAAACTGAGGAGTTAAACCTAGTTTAGTAAGCTCGTTTTTATTAAACGACATATTAAGAGATGCATCCCATTTAAATTCACCTGTTAGTATCTGTCCATTCAGGTTAAATTCGAACCCTTTATTTACCATCTCTCCGTCATTACGCATCGGTAATGATGCTCCTACTGTAGAAGGTAATGTAATATATAATAAAAGGTCTGTAGTCTTTTTATAATATGTTTCAAATTCTGCTGTTAGTCTCGAATTGAACAATGATAAATCTAACCCTGCATTATATTGAGTTGTAATTTCCCATTTCAAGTCACGATTTCCAAGTCTTCCCGGAGTTATGGCAGGTCCTTGTCCTGTGGTTTCTTGTTTGCTAATATTATATTTATCATACAGGTCATAGTTTCCGATACCTCCTTGGTTACCATTACGTCCCCATCCGATTCTTAATTTAGCATCGTCAACGACTGAGGTTAGAGGTGCAAAGAATTTCTCACTAGAGAAACGCCATCCTGCAGATAGTGAAGGGAAATAGGCCCATTTATGATAAAGTTTTGAAGATCCATCTGCACGGAAATTTGCAGTGAATAAATAACGGCTTTCATAATCATATTGTACTCTGGCCAAATAAGACATCAATGAGTTACCATCTTTAGATGTATAAGCATTATTTATTTTGTTGGCCATATTCAGAGTCATTGTTTTGAATGTTGTATTTTTTACAAAATCCTCAACAGACATGTAAGAGTTGTTGTGTCTGTAGCGTTGCATAGTAATACCTCCCAAAGCAGAAAAATTATGCTTATCGTCAAATTTCTTACTATAAGACAACACGTTTTCACTTTGCCATGTCAAATAACCATCATCAACGTGTTCTCCACGTCCATTCGCTTGACGTCCATATTGAGTTTTAATCGGATCGATGAATTTATCCCAAGTATGTGAAGTATAGTCTACTGAGAATCTAGGTTTGAAATGTAGTCCTTCTAGCAGGGTGAAATCTAATTCCAGATTACCCATAAAACGATATTCTTGGTTCTTGTCATAAGTGTTTGCTTGCGCATAAGGATTTTCCCATGACGATTGGAATGGATTTGTCGAATATTGATCTGGTTTTTCAGGATCCCATATAGGCATAAATGGAGGCGTGTTGAGTATAGACATAATAACACCGCCACGACCAGAGTTTGCATTGTCTGTTGCATCCATGCGTGAATTACGAGCAAAACTTAGGTTTGATGCAATCTTGAACCAAGGCTTAACTTCGGTAGAAAGATTACTTCTGAAAGAATATCTGTCATAGTCGGCAGGAGAAATAATACCTTCTTCTTTTTGGTAGCCTCCCGACACATAATAATTGGTTTTATCTGTGCTGCCCGAAATAGAAACCTGATAGTTTTGTTGAACACCTGTTCCATACATTTCTTTGGCCCAGTCTGTATAATTCTGATTTGTGCGGTCTACACTTATGCCGATTTCACTCATCAAATCATAGTACTGATTTGTATTAAGTGTTTTTATTTTTTTTGTAACATTTGAGAACCCTGCATACATATTCACGTCTACCTGAGTTCTTCCTTTTGCTCCTCTTTTGGTTGTAATAAGAACAACACCGTTTGCTGCACGGCTACCGTAGATAGCAGCAGATGAAGCGTCTTTCAATATCTGCATGCTCTCAATATCAGTTGGAGAAATGTTGGTAATGTCATTCGTAATGATACCATCTACAACGTAGATCGGGTCATTGCCTGCATTAAGTGAAGAAGCGCCACGCACGCGAACCTGAATCCCTACTCCGGGTTTTCCTGATGGTTGTATTACTTGTACACCAGCTGCTTTCCCTTGAAGAGCTTGTTGTGCCGATATAATCGGTCTGTCTGCCCATTCGTCGGCAGATACGCTGGCTACAGATGTGGTGAGGTCGGCTTTACGCTGAGTTCCGTAACCGATGACAACAACTTCGTCCAGATTTTGTAATGCTTCTTCTAAAGTGACGTTGATAGTTGTTTTGCCCGCTACTGCAATTTCTTTAGTCTTCATTCCCACATAAGAGAATACAAGTGTAGCGTTGTTTGGTGCAGAAATAGAATATTTTCCGTCAACATCAGCCATTGTTCCGGTAGTAGTGCCTTTCACAGCTACACTAGCTCCGATAATAGGTTCTCCGGTTTGGTCGGTAACAATACCCGAGATGCTTACTACATCTTGAGCCATTACTGTACCGGAAACCAACAAAGCAAAAATTAGACAAATCTTATACAAGAATTGTTTACTTGTTCGTTTTTTATTACATTCCATGATTTCTTTAGGTTTAAATGTGATTTTGGATTTTTGGTTACATAATAGTGTATACTAATACTACTGTAAAATGTACAGATTAGAGGTTATAACTGAGAGTCATGCCATGGTATTATAAAAATTTAGATTATTGATTAGGAAATATTTATTTTCCGGTATTAATTATCTCAAAATTATGGGTATAAATGCCTGTAACTTTTTTTTGAACCAAAAAAGTAGTGTTTCGATATGCTTATATTTCTGTATTACAGTATATTGGTGTTTGTGCTGTAGGCTTAAAAAGTAGTGATCTTAAGGTGTTTTAACTTATCTGTTTCTCTGTATAATGCCAATTCTCATCACTAAGTTCTCAAACTCGTCACGCGATACAGCGGCTTTATTGCGGGCTTTGGTGCGGTAGTTATAGATGGTGCTCAATGAATAGCGAAGGAAGCTTGCAATCTTTACACTATCTGTTATTCCTAAACGGATCAGGGCAAATATCCGCAATTCGGTATTGAGTAATTCTCCGGGCTTAAGAACTATCTGCTCTTCGCTTATAAGAAGGGTATTGAAGTCTTCTACAAATGTAGGATAAAGACTTAAGAATATATTATCAAAATTCTTATATAATTCTTCCAGCTCATTGTCAACAAAGGCTGTTGACTTTAGTGTTTTGAACAAATCATCCAGTTGGTTATTCGCAGCCTTCTTATTCAGAGATTTGCGATAATCCTCCAATTTGGTGATGTATGTTGAGCACAAATCGAAGAAGTGCGCAATATATTCCTCTTTTATATGATTTGATTCAGATAGCTGAATATTTACCTCTTTGAGCTGCTTGTTGGTATCCGTAATTCCCTGATTCAAGTCGATCAGTTTTACATTCGCTCGATACAATTCTTTCCTTATTCGCGAAACTCTCTTCATTTGTTTGTAGACGTATATCACAGCAACGATAAGGAATACGGTGAGGATACTAATAAGTATAAGGTATAATTGTAGTTTACTTTTTTGTTTTGCCTCTTTCGCCTGATAGGCTGTATTAATAATTGAGTAAAACTCTGAAATACCTATCGTCCTGAATCTTACATTGCAAAAAACAGCGTCATCGATAGACGACTTGGTAAATTTATAAGCCTGATCTATGTCCCCTTCTTCATAGTAAACCAACGCCAGACTTTGCAAGGAGGCGTTATCTTTTATTGAGTTTTTAATATCCGATAGGGCTGAAAGAGCAAAATATTTTTTTTGCAGGTCCTGCTTCTTTTTATTCTCATAGACTTTCCCCAATAGATATGCCACAAAAGCATAATCCGGGTCATCTTCCGGTATTTCATCCATGAGTTTCAGAAGGCGGTTTTCGGCAATTTCTATTTGTCCTTGATAGAATATTTTCTCGGCATATGTTATTCGATACCTCACAGAACTAGAGTCTAAGGCTGTGAGTAATGAGTCTCTATAAGCTTCATTTATCTGAAAATAAGCGTGCCTGTCATTGCTTTGCGCATAATGTCCGTAAAACTGACTATTGGATTCAAAGTAAAGTGGAACTAATTTTCCGGATAATGATTTTCTGTCAATATGATTTAATATATCCTTTGCTTCGAGGTACATTCCTGTTGCAGAGTATAATAGCGACAAGTTTAGATTGGTTTCGTTGATAACGTCCATGCTATTTAACTTCTTCGCTATATCTTGATTCTTTTCCATATAGTAAACTGCCGAATCCATTCTGTATTTCCTGTATTCTTTCGACAGTTTGAAATTTATATCATATTCTTGTGCAAGAGAGAGATCTGATATGTGTAAGAGCTGTTTAAGGCTATTTATCTTTTGCTCTTTCTTTTCATCATAGTATTTTTTGTTATTTATTGCTTTATTCAGTTCATTAATATAACTGTTCCCTATATCGTTTGCAGATACGATAGTAGCAAGAGAATATAAAAATAGGATGATTGGGAGTTTTCTCATATCATAAAGAGCTTATGAAACAGGATCAGACTTTTTTACTTAATAGTGCGAAGTTAATCAAAAAAATGTATCAATATATTTTATTTAATTTTTTCATTCTTAAAAAAGTCTTCATAACAGATCAAAATATAACAAAAAATAATATCAATATAGATAGCTCAAAAGTATTATGAATTTTCTATATTATTTTCTGTTTCATCCTTCTCCAAAATACTTATATTCGCATAAATTAAAACCCTTTATTTATTATGAAAAAATGCCCATTATTAATTCTTAGCCTGTTTTTTATTTTGTCCGGCTATTCTCAAGTAAAATCATTACCCGATCTCCAGCAAGAGTTTATAAACCTGCGTTTTGGAATGTTTATCCATTTCAATATCCCTACCTTTATGAGTGATGATTGGGCCGACCCTGATGCTTCACCCTCAATTTTTAATCCTCGAAAGTTAGATTGTAATCAATGGGCCAAAACAGCAAAAGAAGCCAACATGACTTATGGATGCCTTACCACCAAACATCATAGCGGCTTTTGCATTTGGGATACCAAGACTACAGACTATAACGTGATGAATAGCCCATTGAAGCGCGATGTTGTAAAGGAATACGTAGATGCTTTCAGAAAAGAAGGTCTGGGGGTAATGTTGTATTACTCCATCCTGGATACACATCATAAATTACGTCCGGGCTTTATTAGCCCTAAGCATATAGATATGATAAAAGCTCAGTTGACAGAACTCCTTACCAACTATGGCGAAATAAAAGCCCTGATAATCGACGGGTGGGATGCTCCGTGGTCACGCATTTCTTACGACGAAATACCTTTCGAAGATATATACTATCTGATCAAGTCTTTGCAACCCAATTGCCTTGTGATGGATCTGAATGCAGCAAAGTATCCTACTCAGGCATTATTTTATACAGATATAAAATCGTATGAACAAGGTGCTGGTCAGCATATTTCTAAAGACAGCAATTCTCTGCCTGCTCTGTCTTGTCTGCCAATAAATTCGGCTTGGTTTTGGAAAGAAGATTTTCCTAAAACGCCAGTAAAAGATCCGGTGAAATTGGTTAACGACAATATAATACCATTCAATAAGGTCTATTGCAACTTTATTCTTAACGCTGCTCCGAACAGGGATGGATTGATCGACGATAATGCTGTTGCCGCTTTTCGCCGGATAGGTAAATTGTGGAAAAATGAAGGAGCATTAAATAACTTGCCCAAAAATGAAGCTCCGATTATCTCTTCGAATATAGCAAAGTTTAAGCCGGCAAATTCGAGTTGGAGCTGGGATATGCAGCTCATGGATTTTGCGAATGATGATAATTTCAAAACAGGATGGGAGTCAAATCCATTGGTAAGCAAACCATGGCTGGAAATAGAGCTAGGCAACAATGAACAGCCATTCAATATGATTACAATAACTGAGAAAAATAACAATAACGATATACAATCTTATAAATTGGAATACCTCCATAATGGAAAATGGCAGACTATTTTTTCAGGCACAAAATCGGATGTCATTAAAATACATAGGTTTGATAAGGTATGGGGAAATAAAGTTCGCATATCAATAGAGGAATCTAAGGGCTCTCCAACTATAGCAGAATTTGGAGTTTATAACGAACGAAGATAAATTGAAAAAGAGGAGATTTCTTAAAAATCTCCTCTTTTGTTTATTTCTAGATTTTCGATAAAGTAGATGTGTCTATTCTATCATTCCTCAGATTTGTTTTGCTCAGCTGGCTCTGTTTTGTATCAAAAAAAGCCTCTCTTTCCTTATATATCAGAATCTCAGTTGTTATCATTGTTATACAATAAACGACAAACGGAATAATTATAAAGTACGGAATATATTCTACATTTCCGTTAAAGCTGAAATTACTTAAAGCGAGAATTAGCAAATAAAGGAAAAACACGATGTATGAAGCTTTCTGTATTGTTCTATATTTCTTATACCTTTCCATAATCAGTGGCATTTAATATGTTACAAACTATAAGAAATTGTATTTTCTTAATGATCAAACGAGAAGTATATTCATACGCAATCCTTTCTTTAGAATCGTTTTTAATTTAGGTTAAGAGTAAATATAAGATTTAAAATGTAGATTTACAAATATTTTATAGAGTATTCACAATACGTCATACCTCCAAACAAAAAGGCTCGTAATGAATTTTCACTACAAGCCTTTGCTATTCTGTTAATGTTTGCTTATTCCACTCCTTGTATTCTGAACGAATAACCTAGGTTCTGATTAGCCGGAATCATGTATTGCGGCAGTGGCAGAGGTCCGCAACTTGCGTTACCTAGACCTTGTTGAATACAATCCAGACTTAAATAAACTTCGGGTTTACGGATCTCATTCAATTTGAAATCATGCACGGCTTCCCACAACGCCTGATCGGTGAAATGCAGAGCACTAAATCCTAACCTGTCTTTCGATTGGATTTTAATCCCTTTCTTATTTTGGTCTGTGATGGTAACCCATCTTACTTCTTCCCTATTACCCATGCTTTGCGCTCTCACATAGTGCTCTTGCTCCATTCCTTTTGCGGTGGTCTGATATTGCCCTATATATGCAGAAACCTTTCTGTCCCAATAGTTTTCGTGAGGGCCACGTCCATAATAACGGACATTTTCCATTCCCTCCGGCAATACGACTTGCAAGCCTAAGCGGTGAACAAATGATCCCGCAGAAGGCGACGTGAAATTCGCATCTACATCAATTGTTCCATCTCCGTAGATCGTATACTTTACAGTATATGGGATTCTTACTTCCTTCGGACTTTTTATTGTAGCTGTAGTGGCAGACAGAATAGTTACAGATTTTTTGTCCGGCGACAGTTGATAACTGAACATCGGTTTGTCATTCTCTGTCGTATAATAGTTCTGATCGGTGTATTTGTCGTTATTCACACTACGATACCAGTTGAGGTTAAATCCGCTTTGGTTGTGTATCAT
Encoded here:
- a CDS encoding RagB/SusD family nutrient uptake outer membrane protein, whose product is MKYNIKNIILGTVTCMALASCNSFLDESPDSELTNENWGSGGKDHSTEYTTATQMEQLLTGAYNDYANEFWQLDWYIMNDAQSDNAYAGEPKEMTMQFDELRVSASNGGVKRDWGYLYSQISKANTIIEWIPKIKDTALTEQRRGQIAGDAHFMRALCYFNLVRIYGSVPLITQYVPEISISNIDTIYPLLYPKQETVENIYTQIVNDLEYAEANVMDYSANKFKITKALVHLIQAQVYATKDGFENTDWNKVKQYAKAVVDDTRYGLMDNYDDLFAVAETPSNGVLPSVNLVNEHCKESIFEVDYNSWSTLGNWGAQMFYGIDWKKFNTPSQDLYKAFTSAGDVVRRDASIMFGDVTGKWTDKYWPSNKYPYCYKLRSQEAGNIVIFRLPEAILLLAEAENELGNIGEAKNLVNKIRKRVDLADTPANTKDVMRLAIENENRFEFAFEGKRWMDLKRRGRFIQVMRSASDHQNAYASRLNENKLVWPIPQSELDLNVNLVQNPGY
- a CDS encoding SusC/RagA family TonB-linked outer membrane protein, whose translation is MECNKKRTSKQFLYKICLIFALLVSGTVMAQDVVSISGIVTDQTGEPIIGASVAVKGTTTGTMADVDGKYSISAPNNATLVFSYVGMKTKEIAVAGKTTINVTLEEALQNLDEVVVIGYGTQRKADLTTSVASVSADEWADRPIISAQQALQGKAAGVQVIQPSGKPGVGIQVRVRGASSLNAGNDPIYVVDGIITNDITNISPTDIESMQILKDASSAAIYGSRAANGVVLITTKRGAKGRTQVDVNMYAGFSNVTKKIKTLNTNQYYDLMSEIGISVDRTNQNYTDWAKEMYGTGVQQNYQVSISGSTDKTNYYVSGGYQKEEGIISPADYDRYSFRSNLSTEVKPWFKIASNLSFARNSRMDATDNANSGRGGVIMSILNTPPFMPIWDPEKPDQYSTNPFQSSWENPYAQANTYDKNQEYRFMGNLELDFTLLEGLHFKPRFSVDYTSHTWDKFIDPIKTQYGRQANGRGEHVDDGYLTWQSENVLSYSKKFDDKHNFSALGGITMQRYRHNNSYMSVEDFVKNTTFKTMTLNMANKINNAYTSKDGNSLMSYLARVQYDYESRYLFTANFRADGSSKLYHKWAYFPSLSAGWRFSSEKFFAPLTSVVDDAKLRIGWGRNGNQGGIGNYDLYDKYNISKQETTGQGPAITPGRLGNRDLKWEITTQYNAGLDLSLFNSRLTAEFETYYKKTTDLLLYITLPSTVGASLPMRNDGEMVNKGFEFNLNGQILTGEFKWDASLNMSFNKNELTKLGLTPQFTVANIESNGDDVIMIKEGLPLGAFYGYVAEGVNPDTGNIIYKDLNNNGVAGVDKDGVIDSGDRTIIGNAQPDFTFGFTHNFSWKNFTLSAFFNGSYGNDIFNASRIDSEGMFDSKNQTTTVLNRWVRPGMITDVPRAGALTNSLNSSRFVEDGSFIRLKSLTLSYAFNQKTLRPLGLSKLSVYGTVNNLFTLTKYRGYDPELSWTNSGNAAQLGIDYGTYPQSRTFIFGLNLTF
- a CDS encoding DUF6377 domain-containing protein codes for the protein MRKLPIILFLYSLATIVSANDIGNSYINELNKAINNKKYYDEKKEQKINSLKQLLHISDLSLAQEYDINFKLSKEYRKYRMDSAVYYMEKNQDIAKKLNSMDVINETNLNLSLLYSATGMYLEAKDILNHIDRKSLSGKLVPLYFESNSQFYGHYAQSNDRHAYFQINEAYRDSLLTALDSSSVRYRITYAEKIFYQGQIEIAENRLLKLMDEIPEDDPDYAFVAYLLGKVYENKKKQDLQKKYFALSALSDIKNSIKDNASLQSLALVYYEEGDIDQAYKFTKSSIDDAVFCNVRFRTIGISEFYSIINTAYQAKEAKQKSKLQLYLILISILTVFLIVAVIYVYKQMKRVSRIRKELYRANVKLIDLNQGITDTNKQLKEVNIQLSESNHIKEEYIAHFFDLCSTYITKLEDYRKSLNKKAANNQLDDLFKTLKSTAFVDNELEELYKNFDNIFLSLYPTFVEDFNTLLISEEQIVLKPGELLNTELRIFALIRLGITDSVKIASFLRYSLSTIYNYRTKARNKAAVSRDEFENLVMRIGIIQRNR
- a CDS encoding alpha-L-fucosidase, giving the protein MKKCPLLILSLFFILSGYSQVKSLPDLQQEFINLRFGMFIHFNIPTFMSDDWADPDASPSIFNPRKLDCNQWAKTAKEANMTYGCLTTKHHSGFCIWDTKTTDYNVMNSPLKRDVVKEYVDAFRKEGLGVMLYYSILDTHHKLRPGFISPKHIDMIKAQLTELLTNYGEIKALIIDGWDAPWSRISYDEIPFEDIYYLIKSLQPNCLVMDLNAAKYPTQALFYTDIKSYEQGAGQHISKDSNSLPALSCLPINSAWFWKEDFPKTPVKDPVKLVNDNIIPFNKVYCNFILNAAPNRDGLIDDNAVAAFRRIGKLWKNEGALNNLPKNEAPIISSNIAKFKPANSSWSWDMQLMDFANDDNFKTGWESNPLVSKPWLEIELGNNEQPFNMITITEKNNNNDIQSYKLEYLHNGKWQTIFSGTKSDVIKIHRFDKVWGNKVRISIEESKGSPTIAEFGVYNERR